The Streptomyces luteogriseus genome includes a window with the following:
- a CDS encoding YbaB/EbfC family nucleoid-associated protein: MTEPLEKRLEKAMAELHAAQEAVARTERELRQASFAVQSSDRAVRATVGPQGELTGIEFLDHKYRDMSPQELAASVLEAASAARLKMNRHVMKAMAPFTEPSSGVPELKGFELDWERIFGPEVLREDDDKAHGDPATPAWRDALGEDGED, translated from the coding sequence GTGACAGAGCCGCTGGAGAAGCGCTTGGAGAAGGCGATGGCCGAACTCCACGCCGCTCAGGAGGCGGTCGCGCGCACCGAACGCGAGCTGCGTCAGGCGTCGTTCGCGGTGCAGTCCTCCGACCGCGCGGTCCGCGCCACCGTGGGCCCCCAGGGCGAGCTGACCGGCATCGAGTTCCTGGACCACAAGTACCGCGACATGTCCCCCCAGGAGCTGGCCGCCAGCGTCCTGGAGGCGGCGAGCGCGGCGCGTCTGAAGATGAACCGGCACGTGATGAAGGCGATGGCGCCCTTCACCGAACCCAGCAGCGGCGTACCGGAACTCAAGGGCTTCGAGCTGGACTGGGAGCGCATCTTCGGCCCCGAGGTCCTGCGGGAGGACGACGACAAGGCGCACGGCGACCCGGCCACCCCGGCCTGGCGGGACGCGCTCGGCGAGGACGGGGAGGACTGA
- a CDS encoding AAWKG family protein (Members of this family are unrelated to eukaryotic Tcp10, although some members contain a repetitive region similar to a C-terminal repeat region of Tcp10.): protein MPERYDPTSGTYISDMNSRTDSSSDTWATLVTHITGYPVPDRNTVFDTLRSDHGGKLFRMDIKERGLGLLVKDSGFLTNKGEDYDIWFFNGGKKSSIMQARIVFEGRVKVGDEVVFAEPGSDNVNDVQVREGNEFTDYNKDKMSTIPLARYMNGPRAALLELLTGNTQNARFSNLGVPGADVVDLSSFTRTGESFDFAAKFFKDYAPVLKDWEDRFGRDDASWKGEAAEVFRSLLKKIRENYDSYVETFNTAVTGDNTGAGATVYSRALSLGRTYLEEAARELLNAWLAWAKSPYYDPHRVLRYVLDELAQWVNDNNVMKTDIKASSTRYSTRVYHSPKEGFTQVHPEYGDLTDVANWAKVGDKAVKIWNRGVDKYLGEPAAKVQSTLNNHFLDLGKDFSGNIPEPKSTSTASEEYEKRKLKEEKDEINRQNEENKKYQDELREEQNRQREEDKKYQDELREEQNRQREEDKKYQDELREEQNRQREEDKKYQDELREEQDRQREEDKKYQDELRKEAEREAEEQRASLEDSLGGLNDPNGVGEQNLNGLDDLLNQRAFTTESPGDLNDVNALGGSGEQGPLGPVPNVQNLGSLGGLNNARGGTDNSVNDAINQNLGSLGNLNGTGGSLKTPTGGSTRLDDGKLTTAFPDGSGTSFDPDNGVLTTTHPDGSVTTQNLGDGVKVTNPDGSVTSLGDDGKLTTTFPDGTVQKVDPATGRTTTTDPDGRTVTENLGNLGNLNGSLGGDGVLDTPTGGSTQLTSGGDVTTDLPDGGGTSFDPDNGVLTTTHPDGSVTTQNLGDGVKVTNPDGSVTSLGDDGKLTTTFPDGTVQKVDPATGRTTTTDPDGRTVTENLGNLGNLNGGNSLGDLGNLGDLNSDLPTESIGDLGDLGDLNSGRADGLETPTGGHTAYDDGDFTTTFADGGKATFDPDNGMLTTTRPDGTTTVTDLTHGAKVTNPDGSQTFLDDGRLTTTFPDGSKQVIDPDTGIATITDPQGNTEKTDLRDLDSSGGKDVSDLLDDLDRTGRDGVTSRDVPFSELGLGGGGGGGASSGGAGGGLSGAGALSPEVTATNGVAPLSDSATNQSGSPLQSTAGAGTPGTPGAPGTPGTPGMPMGGMGGMGAGAGGEKGNGERVRAVLVDAVEESERRNRRRRNPWHRQEDNDTFLAPASRVATTGGDSPEREAEQDNRSTSSAGYLEEDVDVWGTEEGGNPAVIGR from the coding sequence GTGCCCGAGCGGTACGACCCCACATCCGGTACATACATCTCCGACATGAACAGCCGGACCGACTCGTCGTCCGACACCTGGGCCACTCTGGTCACCCACATCACCGGCTATCCCGTGCCGGACCGGAACACCGTCTTCGACACGCTCCGCTCCGACCACGGCGGCAAGCTCTTCCGGATGGACATCAAGGAGCGCGGCCTCGGCCTGCTCGTCAAGGATTCCGGCTTCCTGACGAACAAGGGCGAGGACTACGACATCTGGTTCTTCAACGGCGGCAAGAAGAGCTCGATCATGCAGGCCCGGATCGTCTTCGAGGGCCGCGTCAAGGTCGGCGACGAGGTCGTCTTCGCCGAACCCGGCTCCGACAACGTCAACGACGTCCAGGTCCGTGAGGGCAACGAGTTCACGGACTACAACAAGGACAAGATGAGCACCATCCCGCTCGCCCGGTACATGAACGGGCCGCGGGCTGCGCTCCTGGAACTGCTGACCGGCAACACCCAGAACGCCCGGTTCAGCAACCTGGGTGTGCCCGGCGCCGACGTGGTGGACCTGAGCTCGTTCACCCGCACCGGCGAGTCCTTCGACTTCGCGGCCAAGTTCTTCAAGGACTACGCGCCGGTGCTGAAGGACTGGGAGGACCGGTTCGGCCGGGACGACGCGAGCTGGAAGGGCGAGGCGGCGGAGGTCTTCCGCAGCCTGCTGAAGAAGATCCGCGAGAACTACGACAGTTACGTCGAGACCTTCAACACGGCCGTCACCGGCGACAACACCGGTGCCGGCGCCACGGTGTACTCGCGTGCCCTGTCCCTGGGCCGCACGTACCTGGAGGAGGCGGCCAGGGAACTGCTGAACGCGTGGCTCGCGTGGGCCAAGTCCCCCTACTACGACCCGCACCGGGTGCTGCGCTACGTCCTGGACGAGCTCGCCCAGTGGGTCAACGACAACAACGTCATGAAGACGGACATCAAGGCGTCCAGCACGCGCTACAGCACGAGGGTCTACCACAGCCCGAAGGAGGGGTTCACGCAGGTGCACCCCGAGTACGGGGACCTCACCGACGTCGCGAACTGGGCGAAGGTCGGCGACAAGGCCGTGAAGATCTGGAACCGGGGTGTCGACAAGTACCTGGGCGAGCCGGCGGCCAAGGTGCAGTCCACGCTGAACAACCACTTCCTCGACCTGGGCAAGGACTTCTCGGGGAACATCCCCGAGCCGAAGTCCACCAGCACGGCCTCCGAGGAGTACGAGAAGCGGAAGCTGAAGGAGGAAAAGGACGAGATCAACCGGCAGAACGAGGAGAACAAGAAGTATCAGGACGAGCTGCGGGAGGAGCAGAACCGGCAGCGGGAGGAGGACAAGAAGTATCAGGACGAGCTGCGGGAGGAGCAGAACCGGCAGCGGGAGGAGGACAAGAAGTATCAGGACGAGCTGCGGGAGGAGCAGAACCGGCAGCGGGAGGAGGACAAGAAGTACCAGGACGAGCTGCGGGAGGAACAGGACCGGCAGCGGGAGGAAGACAAGAAGTACCAGGACGAGCTGCGCAAGGAGGCCGAGCGTGAGGCCGAGGAACAGCGGGCGAGCCTGGAGGACAGTCTGGGCGGCCTCAACGATCCCAACGGGGTCGGCGAGCAGAACCTGAACGGCCTCGACGACCTGCTCAACCAGAGGGCGTTCACCACCGAGAGCCCCGGCGACCTCAACGACGTGAACGCGCTGGGCGGCTCCGGTGAGCAGGGCCCCCTGGGCCCGGTCCCGAACGTCCAGAACCTCGGCAGCCTCGGCGGCCTGAACAACGCCCGGGGCGGGACGGACAATTCCGTCAACGACGCGATCAACCAGAACCTCGGCAGCCTCGGCAACCTGAACGGCACCGGCGGCTCCCTCAAGACCCCGACCGGCGGCAGCACCCGGCTCGACGACGGCAAGCTCACCACCGCCTTCCCGGACGGCAGCGGCACCAGCTTCGACCCGGACAACGGGGTGCTCACCACGACTCACCCGGACGGCTCGGTCACCACGCAGAACCTGGGCGACGGTGTGAAGGTGACGAACCCGGACGGCTCGGTGACGTCGCTGGGCGACGACGGCAAGCTGACCACCACCTTCCCGGACGGCACGGTCCAGAAGGTCGACCCCGCGACCGGCCGGACCACCACCACCGACCCCGACGGCAGGACCGTCACCGAGAACCTCGGCAACCTGGGCAACCTCAACGGCAGCCTCGGCGGCGACGGCGTGCTCGACACCCCGACCGGCGGCAGCACCCAGCTGACCAGCGGCGGAGACGTGACCACCGACCTCCCGGACGGCGGCGGCACCAGCTTCGACCCGGACAACGGGGTGCTCACCACGACTCACCCGGACGGCTCGGTCACCACGCAGAACCTGGGCGACGGTGTGAAGGTGACGAACCCGGACGGCTCGGTGACGTCGCTGGGCGACGACGGCAAGCTGACCACCACCTTCCCGGACGGCACGGTCCAGAAGGTCGACCCCGCGACCGGCCGGACCACCACCACCGACCCCGACGGCAGGACCGTCACCGAGAACCTCGGCAACCTGGGCAACCTCAACGGCGGCAATTCCCTCGGCGACCTGGGAAATCTGGGCGACCTGAACTCCGACCTGCCGACCGAGTCGATCGGCGACCTGGGCGACCTCGGAGACCTCAACAGCGGCCGGGCAGACGGCCTGGAGACCCCGACGGGCGGCCACACCGCCTACGACGACGGCGACTTCACCACCACCTTCGCGGATGGCGGCAAGGCCACCTTCGACCCCGACAACGGCATGCTCACCACCACCCGCCCGGACGGCACCACCACGGTCACCGACCTCACCCACGGCGCGAAGGTGACCAACCCGGACGGCTCACAGACCTTCCTCGACGACGGCCGTCTGACCACCACCTTCCCCGACGGCAGCAAGCAGGTCATCGACCCCGACACCGGCATCGCCACGATCACCGACCCGCAGGGCAACACCGAGAAGACCGACCTGCGCGACCTCGACTCCTCCGGCGGCAAGGACGTATCGGACCTGCTCGACGACCTCGACCGGACCGGCCGCGACGGCGTCACGAGCCGGGACGTGCCGTTCTCCGAGCTGGGTCTCGGCGGGGGCGGAGGCGGCGGCGCGAGCAGCGGGGGAGCCGGCGGCGGCCTGTCCGGGGCGGGCGCCCTCTCCCCGGAGGTCACCGCCACGAACGGTGTCGCTCCGCTGTCCGACAGCGCCACGAACCAGTCGGGTTCCCCCCTCCAGTCGACCGCCGGGGCCGGCACCCCCGGTACCCCCGGCGCTCCCGGGACGCCCGGCACCCCCGGCATGCCCATGGGCGGCATGGGCGGTATGGGCGCCGGCGCGGGCGGCGAGAAGGGCAACGGCGAGCGGGTGCGCGCCGTCCTCGTCGACGCCGTGGAGGAGAGCGAACGCCGCAACCGCCGACGGCGCAACCCGTGGCACCGGCAGGAGGACAACGACACCTTCCTCGCACCGGCCTCCCGGGTGGCGACCACCGGCGGCGACTCACCGGAGCGGGAGGCGGAGCAGGACAACAGGTCCACCAGCTCCGCCGGCTACCTGGAAGAGGACGTGGACGTGTGGGGCACCGAGGAGGGCGGCAACCCGGCCGTCATCGGGCGGTGA
- a CDS encoding type VII secretion system-associated protein, which translates to MAGEKADVKHFDLKQMENFRDNEVQPVYTAAKKHREQGDGKSVRPLGQLIDGHTTPDNLDQKQQLLRIGKMVTDPLVSGPALIEDIRGAAEAIDKLLGDQMELFKELKEALSDTIEEANKTKNKNLDAIDAQTLLQTFEDVDTLTAGTSGTTDEDD; encoded by the coding sequence ATGGCCGGTGAGAAGGCCGACGTCAAGCACTTCGACCTCAAGCAGATGGAGAACTTCCGGGACAACGAGGTGCAGCCGGTGTACACCGCCGCGAAGAAGCACCGCGAGCAGGGCGACGGCAAGAGCGTCCGCCCGCTCGGCCAGCTCATCGACGGGCACACCACCCCGGACAACCTGGACCAGAAACAGCAACTCCTGCGCATAGGCAAGATGGTCACCGATCCGCTCGTCTCGGGACCGGCGCTGATCGAGGACATCCGCGGCGCGGCCGAGGCCATCGACAAGCTGCTCGGTGACCAGATGGAGCTGTTCAAGGAGTTGAAGGAGGCGCTCTCCGACACGATCGAAGAGGCCAACAAGACCAAGAACAAGAACCTGGACGCCATCGACGCGCAGACGCTGCTGCAGACCTTCGAGGACGTCGACACCCTCACCGCCGGCACGTCCGGCACGACGGACGAGGACGACTGA
- a CDS encoding WXG100 family type VII secretion target translates to MADGIIDVQYGKVRHAVEELMDQTQAIIKTLNNLEDELKPLVMSWEGSDQQTYREVQAEWDQATKNMAQLLGDNGELVQMIHDNHSRDERRSADNWGGVRAR, encoded by the coding sequence ATGGCCGACGGCATCATCGACGTGCAGTACGGCAAGGTCCGGCACGCGGTCGAGGAGCTGATGGACCAGACCCAGGCGATCATCAAGACCCTCAACAACCTGGAGGACGAGCTGAAGCCGCTCGTCATGTCCTGGGAGGGCTCGGACCAGCAGACGTACCGTGAGGTCCAGGCCGAGTGGGACCAGGCCACCAAGAACATGGCCCAGCTCCTCGGCGACAACGGTGAGCTGGTCCAGATGATCCACGACAACCACTCCCGGGACGAGCGCCGCAGCGCCGACAACTGGGGCGGCGTGCGGGCCCGTTAG